A genome region from Sphaeramia orbicularis chromosome 19, fSphaOr1.1, whole genome shotgun sequence includes the following:
- the mfsd13a gene encoding transmembrane protein 180: MGRSVWGFWQSIFSTAVLYGSLALFISILHNVFLLYYVETFVSVYKIDKISFWVGETIFLIWNSVNDPLFGWLSDHSFLSSPQSGSQITSPEVVLKRLKALSRNGPLFALSFLAFWVSWARPGLQFLVCLCLYDGFLTMVDLHHSALLADLAVSAADRTRLNFYCSVFSALGSISVFLSYSVWDKEDFYSFRLFCVALAAFSVLGFVSVSRMLRRRFQNEVRPKQDEALTLKELNVGHAPLTQPEKPVTIGQYLRQLSRHRNFMWFVSMNLIQVFHCHFNSNFFPLFLEHLLSDNISASTGSILLGISYIAPHLNNLYFLTLCQRYGVYQVIRWLFMLKLGLSVAMLLAGADHIYLLCIFIASNRVFTEGTCKLLKLVISDLVDEDFVLNRRHQATSALLFGMVALLTKPGQTFAPLIGTWLLCVYTGYDIFERKPDKDSLVSVPDVASGVGTPPLRLGCFYMLVFVPITCALLQLTAWSRFTLHGRKLQGIKTLRQGAQHGHLIDVKAI; this comes from the exons ATGGGCAGGAGTGTCTGGGGCTTCTGGCAAAGCATCTTCTCTACTGCTGTGCTCTATGGTTCTTTGGCCTTATTCATTTCCATCTTGCACAATGTGTTCCTGCTTTACTACGTGGAGACGTTCGTATCAGTCTACAAGATTGATAAAATCTCTTTCTGGGTGGGAGAG ACCATATTCCTGATATGGAACAGTGTGAATGATCCCCTGTTTGGCTGGCTGAGTGACCATTCCTTCCTCAGCTCTCCTCA ATCAGGGTCCCAGATCACATCTCCAGAGGTGGTGCTGAAGCGGCTCAAAGCCCTCTCCAGGAATGGCCCTCTCTTTGCTCTGTCTTTCTTGGCCTTCTGGGTATCCTGGGCCAGGCCTGGTCTACAGTTCCTGGTGTGCCTGTGCCTGTATGATGGCTTCCTCACCATGGTGGATCTCCACCACAGCGCCCTGCTAGCTGACCTTGCTGTGTCCGCTGCTGACCGCACACGCCTCAACTTCTATTGCTCAGTGTTCAGCGCTCTGGGTTCCATCTCTGTGTTTCTGTCCTACTCCGTCTGGGACAAGGAAGACTTCTACTCATTCCGTTTGTTCTGTGTGGCCTTGGCAGCTTTTTCAGTCCTGGGCTTTGTCTCAGTGTCCCGGATGCTCCGCCGTCGGTTTCAAAATGAAGTCCGACCGAAACAAGATGAGGCGCTGACCCTCAAAGA GCTGAATGTTGGCCATGCTCCACTTACCCAGCCAGAAAAACCTGTCACTATTGGACAATACCTGAGGCAGCTCTCCAGACACAGGAACTTCATGTGGTTTGTGTCAATGAACCTTATTCAG GTGTTTCACTGCCATTTCAACAGCAACTTCTTCCCTCTTTTCCTGGAACATCTCTTGTCTGATAACATATCTGCCTCTACAGGTTCTATCTTGCTTG GCATCTCTTACATTGCCCCCCACCTGAACAACTTGTATTTCCTGACACTGTGCCAGCGCTATGGGGTTTACCAGGTTATCCGCTGGCTATTTATGCTCAAACTGGGACTTAGTGTGGCTATGCTGCTGGCAGGGGCTGACCACATTTATCTGCTGTGCATCTTCATTGCTAG TAACCGAGTGTTTACAGAGGGGACATGCAAACTGTTGAAGCTGGTCATCTCGGATCTGGTGGACGAAGACTTTGTGCTGAATCGACGGCACCAAGCCACCTCTGCACTGCTCTTCGGGATGGTTGCCTTGTTGACGAAACCTGGCCAGACGTTTGCTCCTCTAATTGGCACCTGGCTGCTGTGTGTTTACACAG GTTATGATATTTTTGAGAGGAAGCCTGATAAGGACTCGTTGGTTTCGGTGCCTGACGTTGCCTCCGGCGTAGGGACTCCACCCCTCCGTCTGGGTTGCTTCTACATGCTGGTCTTTGTGCCTATCACCTGTGCCCTGCTGCAGCTCACTGCCTGGTCTCGCTTCACACTTCATGGACGCAAGCTGCAAGGAATCAAGACCCTGCGGCAAGGAGCCCAACACGGCCACCTTATTGATGTCAAGGCCATTTGA